A single genomic interval of Juglans regia cultivar Chandler chromosome 1, Walnut 2.0, whole genome shotgun sequence harbors:
- the LOC109009584 gene encoding disease resistance protein RUN1-like isoform X2: MASSSSRHNWNFDVFLSFRGADTRKNFTDHLYFALRDAGINTFKDDNELRRGEDLTSELLQAIQGSRISVVVFSRTYAASRWCLEELVKIMECRRTVRQLVLPIFYDVDASDVRHQTGSFAEAFAKHEKRYLSDIDKVLKWRKALIEAANLSGWDLRNTADGHEAKFIRKIVAEISRELNSTYLFVALYPVGLDSRVQDVTSLLCVGGDDVRMVGIWGMSGMGKTTIAKAIYNKFYHSFEGKSFLANVGVTSEQPDGLVRVQNQLLSDILKASKVRVCNGDEGITVIQERLCGRRVLVIIDGVDQLEQLNALARSRNWFGSGSRIIITTRDEHLLKGIGVDGVYTAKEMNVSESLELFSWHAFRNSYPTENFMGLSRSVVAYSGGLPIALEVLGSFLFSRSMLEWESALEKLKRIPHDQIQKKLRISFDALGDNTVKDIFLDISCFFIGMDKENVVQILDGCGLFAKIGISVLIQRCLLTVGQRNKLSMHDLLRDMGREIVREKCPNEPGRWSRLWLHEEASNILRKHEGTEAVEGLTLKSPRLSRVNFSTKAFVMMQRLRLLQLDHAQLTGDYEYLSKELRWLSWHGLPLKFMPKTFYLGHLVAMDLRYSSLRQVWKDPKVLEKLKILNLGHSHYLTKTPEFSSLPNLEKLILKDCTSLYEVHQSIGDLNNLVLANLKDCKSLRSLPRSFYKLKYLQTLILSGCSRFDALADDLGSMESLTTFLADNTAIRQVPVSIVHLRNLKHLSLCGCKVSTSKSLPSLFWSWISPGRSPKSVNLLPASLQGLNSLKTLSLRYCNLSDDAIPKDLGSLSSLQTLELDGNSFSNLPSTLGGLLKLQSLSLNYCTNLQSLPNLPTSLKQIYAMNCTAMESMPNLSKISNMEALHLTNCHKLVEIPGLDKLLKSFRVIHLEGCNNVTSTFKESLLQEWAMSGFGGIFGMFLPGNDIPDWFTFKDEGSSICFEVPSITDKNLEGLAICVVYSSCIDQIVSQELTSITVINYTKNIIQTSRPATIDVVISDEDHLWQGNVSKRKFNLEEGDQVELIADFGSGIDVKKIGVSPLYDGKIIHFDSTPNEEDSIVADDDHHENAFYDHVGIKPKRGFQDDTAESSQGGWFDEDRQPKRLKCEHDAEMRTDDE, translated from the exons ATGGCCTCCTCTTCCTCTCGTCACAATTGGAACTTCGACGTCTTCTTGAGTTTCAGAGGCGCCGACACGCGCAAGAACTTCACCGACCACCTGTACTTCGCTTTACGAGATGCCGGAATCAATACCTTCAAAGACGACAACGAGCTCCGACGAGGTGAAGATCTAACGTCCGAATTGTTGCAGGCAATCCAAGGGTCCAGAATCTCTGTCGTTGTCTTCTCTAGGACCTATGCTGCATCCCGGTGGTGTCTGGAGGAACTCGTGAAGATCATGGAATGCCGAAGAACGGTGAGGCAGCTGGTTCTTCCAATATTCTACGATGTCGATGCGTCGGATGTACGCCACCAGACGGGAAGTTTTGCAGAAGCATTTGCGAAACATGAAAAGCGTTACCTGTCGGACATAGACAAGGTGCTCAAGTGGAGAAAAGCTCTGATTGAAGCTGCCAATTTGTCCGGATGGGATCTAAGAAACACTGCAGACGG GCATGAAGCCAAGTTTATTAGGAAAATTGTTGCTGAAATTTCAAGGGAACTGAACAGCACATACTTATTTGTAGCACTCTACCCAGTTGGACTTGATTCTCGTGTGCAAGACGTAACTTCCTTGTTATGTGTTGGAGGTGATGATGTTCGCATGGTAGGAATTTGGGGAATGAGCGGAATGGGGAAAACAACCATTGCTAAAGCCATTTACAACAAATTTTATCATAGTTTTGAAGGCAAAAGTTTTCTTGCAAATGTTGGGGTAACTTCCGAGCAACCTGATGGTTTGGTTCGTGTACAAAATCAACTTCTTTCTGATATCTTGAAGGCAAGCAAGGTAAGGGTATGCAATGGTGATGAAGGAATCACTGTTATACAAGAAAGACTTTGTGGTAGAAGGGTACTTGTCATAATTGATGGTGTGGATCAGTTGGAGCAACTGAATGCCCTAGCTAGAAGTCGCAATTGGTTTGGTTCTGGAAGTAGAATTATTATAACAACTAGAGATGAACATTTACTAAAGGGGATTGGAGTGGATGGTGTATATACAGCTAAAGAAATGAATGTCAGTGAATCTCTTGAGCTTTTCAGCTGGCATGCCTTTAGGAATAGTTATCCCACTGAAAATTTTATGGGCCTCTCAAGAAGTGTAGTTGCTTACTCTGGAGGATTGCCAATAGCTCTTGAGGTTTTGGGTTCTTTCCTATTCTCCAGGAGCATGCTTGAATGGGAAAGCGCATTGGAGAAACTGAAAAGGATCCCTCATGATCAAATTCAAAAGAAGCTTAGAATAAGCTTTGATGCGCTGGGCGATAATACTGTGAAGGATATATTCCTTGATAtatcttgtttttttattggaatggACAAAGAAAATGTTGTACAAATATTGGATGGATGTGGATTGTTTGCAAAGATTGGAATTAGTGTCCTCATTCAACGGTGTCTTCTTACAGTTGGTCAGAGAAACAAACTTTCGATGCATGATTTACTTCGAGACATGGGAAGAGAAATTGTTCGTGAAAAATGCCCCAACGAACCTGGGAGATGGAGTAGATTATGGCTGCATGAGGAGGCATCTAATATATTGAGAAAGCATGAG gGAACAGAAGCGGTCGAAGGTCTCACTTTAAAATCTCCAAGATTAAGCAGGGTAAATTTCAGTACAAAAGCATTTGTAATGATGCAGAGGTTGAGATTACTCCAACTTGATCATGCACAACTCACCGGAGACTATGAATATCTATCCAAAGAGTTAAGGTGGCTTAGCTGGCATGGACTCCCTCTTAAGTTTATGCCAAAAACTTTTTATCTAGGACACCTTGTTGCAATGGACTTGCGATACAGCAGTCTCAGACAAGTTTGGAAAGATCCCAAG GTGTTGGAGAAGTTGAAAATCCTAAATCTCGGTCATTCCCATTATCTGACCAAGACCCCTGAATTTTCAAGCCTGCCCAATCTTGAGAAATTAATACTCAAAGATTGTACAAGTTTGTATGAGGTTCACCAATCTATTGGAGATCTCAATAATCTTGTTTTGGCAAATTTGAAAGATTGCAAAAGCCTAAGAAGTCTGCCAAGGAGTTTCTATAAGTTGAAGTATCTACAAACTCTCATCCTTTCTGGTTGTTCCAGATTTGATGCTTTGGCTGATGACTTGGGGAGTATGGAGTCCTTGACTACTTTTCTTGCAGATAACACTGCTATAAGACAAGTACCAGTTAGTATAGTGCATCTGAGGAATCTTAAACACTTATCTCTATGTGGGTGTAAAGTATCAACCTCCAAGTCATTGCCTTCACTCTTTTGGTCTTGGATATCACCAGGGAGAAGTCCCAAGTCAGTTAATCTATTGCCTGCTTCACTACAAGGCTTGAACTCACTAAAAACTTTATCTCTCCGCTATTGCAACTTGTCAGATGATGCAATTCCTAAAGATCTTGGGAGTTTATCTTCTCTACAAACTTTAGAGCTCGATGGCAATAGTTTCAGTAACCTACCATCAACCCTTGGTGGTCTTTTGAAGCTTCAAAGCCTCAGTTTGAATTATTGCACAAACCTTCAATCACTTCCAAATTTACCAACAAgtttaaaacaaatttatgCAATGAACTGCACAGCCATGGAAAGCATGCCAAACCTATCAAAGATCTCAAATATGGAAGCTTTGCATCTTACTAATTGCCACAAATTAGTCGAGATTCCTGGTTTAGATAAGCTGTTGAAGTCCTTTCGAGTCATTCACTTGGAAGGGTGCAACAATGTAACAAGTACTTTTAAGGAAAGCCTCCtacag GAATGGGCTATGAGTGGATTTGGTGGCATTTTTGGCATGTTTCTCCCAGGCAATGATATTCCTGATTGGTTCACGTTTAAAGATGAGGGGTCCTCGATATGTTTTGAAGTGCCTTCTATTACTGACAAGAATTTGGAAGGATTGGCTATATGCGTCGTTTATTCATCATGTATTGACCAGATAGTATCTCAAGAACTCACAAGCATTACAGTTATCAATTACACCAAGAATATAATTCAGACCAGTAGGCCGGCGACGATTGATGTAGTAATCTCCGATGAAGATCACCTATGGCAGGGCAATGTTTCTAAACGTAAGTTCAATTTGGAGGAGGGAGAC
- the LOC109009584 gene encoding disease resistance protein RUN1-like isoform X1: protein MASSSSRHNWNFDVFLSFRGADTRKNFTDHLYFALRDAGINTFKDDNELRRGEDLTSELLQAIQGSRISVVVFSRTYAASRWCLEELVKIMECRRTVRQLVLPIFYDVDASDVRHQTGSFAEAFAKHEKRYLSDIDKVLKWRKALIEAANLSGWDLRNTADGHEAKFIRKIVAEISRELNSTYLFVALYPVGLDSRVQDVTSLLCVGGDDVRMVGIWGMSGMGKTTIAKAIYNKFYHSFEGKSFLANVGVTSEQPDGLVRVQNQLLSDILKASKVRVCNGDEGITVIQERLCGRRVLVIIDGVDQLEQLNALARSRNWFGSGSRIIITTRDEHLLKGIGVDGVYTAKEMNVSESLELFSWHAFRNSYPTENFMGLSRSVVAYSGGLPIALEVLGSFLFSRSMLEWESALEKLKRIPHDQIQKKLRISFDALGDNTVKDIFLDISCFFIGMDKENVVQILDGCGLFAKIGISVLIQRCLLTVGQRNKLSMHDLLRDMGREIVREKCPNEPGRWSRLWLHEEASNILRKHEGTEAVEGLTLKSPRLSRVNFSTKAFVMMQRLRLLQLDHAQLTGDYEYLSKELRWLSWHGLPLKFMPKTFYLGHLVAMDLRYSSLRQVWKDPKQVLEKLKILNLGHSHYLTKTPEFSSLPNLEKLILKDCTSLYEVHQSIGDLNNLVLANLKDCKSLRSLPRSFYKLKYLQTLILSGCSRFDALADDLGSMESLTTFLADNTAIRQVPVSIVHLRNLKHLSLCGCKVSTSKSLPSLFWSWISPGRSPKSVNLLPASLQGLNSLKTLSLRYCNLSDDAIPKDLGSLSSLQTLELDGNSFSNLPSTLGGLLKLQSLSLNYCTNLQSLPNLPTSLKQIYAMNCTAMESMPNLSKISNMEALHLTNCHKLVEIPGLDKLLKSFRVIHLEGCNNVTSTFKESLLQEWAMSGFGGIFGMFLPGNDIPDWFTFKDEGSSICFEVPSITDKNLEGLAICVVYSSCIDQIVSQELTSITVINYTKNIIQTSRPATIDVVISDEDHLWQGNVSKRKFNLEEGDQVELIADFGSGIDVKKIGVSPLYDGKIIHFDSTPNEEDSIVADDDHHENAFYDHVGIKPKRGFQDDTAESSQGGWFDEDRQPKRLKCEHDAEMRTDDE, encoded by the exons ATGGCCTCCTCTTCCTCTCGTCACAATTGGAACTTCGACGTCTTCTTGAGTTTCAGAGGCGCCGACACGCGCAAGAACTTCACCGACCACCTGTACTTCGCTTTACGAGATGCCGGAATCAATACCTTCAAAGACGACAACGAGCTCCGACGAGGTGAAGATCTAACGTCCGAATTGTTGCAGGCAATCCAAGGGTCCAGAATCTCTGTCGTTGTCTTCTCTAGGACCTATGCTGCATCCCGGTGGTGTCTGGAGGAACTCGTGAAGATCATGGAATGCCGAAGAACGGTGAGGCAGCTGGTTCTTCCAATATTCTACGATGTCGATGCGTCGGATGTACGCCACCAGACGGGAAGTTTTGCAGAAGCATTTGCGAAACATGAAAAGCGTTACCTGTCGGACATAGACAAGGTGCTCAAGTGGAGAAAAGCTCTGATTGAAGCTGCCAATTTGTCCGGATGGGATCTAAGAAACACTGCAGACGG GCATGAAGCCAAGTTTATTAGGAAAATTGTTGCTGAAATTTCAAGGGAACTGAACAGCACATACTTATTTGTAGCACTCTACCCAGTTGGACTTGATTCTCGTGTGCAAGACGTAACTTCCTTGTTATGTGTTGGAGGTGATGATGTTCGCATGGTAGGAATTTGGGGAATGAGCGGAATGGGGAAAACAACCATTGCTAAAGCCATTTACAACAAATTTTATCATAGTTTTGAAGGCAAAAGTTTTCTTGCAAATGTTGGGGTAACTTCCGAGCAACCTGATGGTTTGGTTCGTGTACAAAATCAACTTCTTTCTGATATCTTGAAGGCAAGCAAGGTAAGGGTATGCAATGGTGATGAAGGAATCACTGTTATACAAGAAAGACTTTGTGGTAGAAGGGTACTTGTCATAATTGATGGTGTGGATCAGTTGGAGCAACTGAATGCCCTAGCTAGAAGTCGCAATTGGTTTGGTTCTGGAAGTAGAATTATTATAACAACTAGAGATGAACATTTACTAAAGGGGATTGGAGTGGATGGTGTATATACAGCTAAAGAAATGAATGTCAGTGAATCTCTTGAGCTTTTCAGCTGGCATGCCTTTAGGAATAGTTATCCCACTGAAAATTTTATGGGCCTCTCAAGAAGTGTAGTTGCTTACTCTGGAGGATTGCCAATAGCTCTTGAGGTTTTGGGTTCTTTCCTATTCTCCAGGAGCATGCTTGAATGGGAAAGCGCATTGGAGAAACTGAAAAGGATCCCTCATGATCAAATTCAAAAGAAGCTTAGAATAAGCTTTGATGCGCTGGGCGATAATACTGTGAAGGATATATTCCTTGATAtatcttgtttttttattggaatggACAAAGAAAATGTTGTACAAATATTGGATGGATGTGGATTGTTTGCAAAGATTGGAATTAGTGTCCTCATTCAACGGTGTCTTCTTACAGTTGGTCAGAGAAACAAACTTTCGATGCATGATTTACTTCGAGACATGGGAAGAGAAATTGTTCGTGAAAAATGCCCCAACGAACCTGGGAGATGGAGTAGATTATGGCTGCATGAGGAGGCATCTAATATATTGAGAAAGCATGAG gGAACAGAAGCGGTCGAAGGTCTCACTTTAAAATCTCCAAGATTAAGCAGGGTAAATTTCAGTACAAAAGCATTTGTAATGATGCAGAGGTTGAGATTACTCCAACTTGATCATGCACAACTCACCGGAGACTATGAATATCTATCCAAAGAGTTAAGGTGGCTTAGCTGGCATGGACTCCCTCTTAAGTTTATGCCAAAAACTTTTTATCTAGGACACCTTGTTGCAATGGACTTGCGATACAGCAGTCTCAGACAAGTTTGGAAAGATCCCAAG caGGTGTTGGAGAAGTTGAAAATCCTAAATCTCGGTCATTCCCATTATCTGACCAAGACCCCTGAATTTTCAAGCCTGCCCAATCTTGAGAAATTAATACTCAAAGATTGTACAAGTTTGTATGAGGTTCACCAATCTATTGGAGATCTCAATAATCTTGTTTTGGCAAATTTGAAAGATTGCAAAAGCCTAAGAAGTCTGCCAAGGAGTTTCTATAAGTTGAAGTATCTACAAACTCTCATCCTTTCTGGTTGTTCCAGATTTGATGCTTTGGCTGATGACTTGGGGAGTATGGAGTCCTTGACTACTTTTCTTGCAGATAACACTGCTATAAGACAAGTACCAGTTAGTATAGTGCATCTGAGGAATCTTAAACACTTATCTCTATGTGGGTGTAAAGTATCAACCTCCAAGTCATTGCCTTCACTCTTTTGGTCTTGGATATCACCAGGGAGAAGTCCCAAGTCAGTTAATCTATTGCCTGCTTCACTACAAGGCTTGAACTCACTAAAAACTTTATCTCTCCGCTATTGCAACTTGTCAGATGATGCAATTCCTAAAGATCTTGGGAGTTTATCTTCTCTACAAACTTTAGAGCTCGATGGCAATAGTTTCAGTAACCTACCATCAACCCTTGGTGGTCTTTTGAAGCTTCAAAGCCTCAGTTTGAATTATTGCACAAACCTTCAATCACTTCCAAATTTACCAACAAgtttaaaacaaatttatgCAATGAACTGCACAGCCATGGAAAGCATGCCAAACCTATCAAAGATCTCAAATATGGAAGCTTTGCATCTTACTAATTGCCACAAATTAGTCGAGATTCCTGGTTTAGATAAGCTGTTGAAGTCCTTTCGAGTCATTCACTTGGAAGGGTGCAACAATGTAACAAGTACTTTTAAGGAAAGCCTCCtacag GAATGGGCTATGAGTGGATTTGGTGGCATTTTTGGCATGTTTCTCCCAGGCAATGATATTCCTGATTGGTTCACGTTTAAAGATGAGGGGTCCTCGATATGTTTTGAAGTGCCTTCTATTACTGACAAGAATTTGGAAGGATTGGCTATATGCGTCGTTTATTCATCATGTATTGACCAGATAGTATCTCAAGAACTCACAAGCATTACAGTTATCAATTACACCAAGAATATAATTCAGACCAGTAGGCCGGCGACGATTGATGTAGTAATCTCCGATGAAGATCACCTATGGCAGGGCAATGTTTCTAAACGTAAGTTCAATTTGGAGGAGGGAGAC